One Paraburkholderia dioscoreae DNA segment encodes these proteins:
- a CDS encoding aspartate/glutamate racemase family protein, translated as MRIKLINPNTTQRMTEAMGRCAREVAAPGTEVIAVNPTMGPPSIEGYYDEALATPGLLAEVAAGEREGCDGYVIACFGDPGLYAARELARGPVIGIAEAAMHAASVLAPGFSVVTTLARTCGMAWHLAERYGMKRFCRNVRATDVAVLDLDKPGSAARRIILDECRRALDEDGSDAIVLGCAGMAELCAEIEDALGAPVIEGVTAAVKWTEALVTLRLSTAKRGDYARPLPKRYDGALESFSPAEADPNPLPPRDSAGVSSASAPENAATSDSLRVNTTEAGRHIHSV; from the coding sequence ATGCGCATCAAACTGATCAACCCGAATACCACCCAACGCATGACGGAGGCGATGGGCCGCTGCGCGCGTGAAGTGGCCGCGCCGGGCACCGAAGTCATCGCCGTGAATCCGACAATGGGACCGCCGTCGATCGAGGGCTATTACGACGAAGCACTCGCGACGCCGGGTTTGCTCGCCGAGGTCGCCGCCGGCGAGCGCGAAGGCTGCGATGGCTACGTGATCGCCTGCTTCGGCGATCCCGGTCTCTATGCGGCGCGTGAGTTGGCGCGGGGCCCCGTGATCGGCATCGCCGAGGCGGCGATGCACGCGGCCAGCGTGCTCGCGCCGGGCTTCTCGGTGGTGACCACGCTGGCGCGCACATGCGGCATGGCGTGGCACCTCGCCGAGCGCTACGGCATGAAGCGGTTTTGCCGTAACGTGCGCGCCACCGACGTCGCCGTACTCGACCTCGACAAGCCAGGCTCGGCGGCGCGTCGCATCATTCTCGACGAATGCCGGCGCGCGCTCGACGAGGACGGTTCGGACGCGATCGTGCTCGGCTGCGCGGGTATGGCCGAACTGTGCGCGGAAATCGAAGACGCGCTCGGCGCGCCGGTGATCGAGGGTGTGACCGCGGCGGTGAAATGGACCGAGGCGCTGGTCACGCTGCGTCTTTCGACGGCCAAGCGCGGTGACTACGCGCGGCCGCTGCCCAAGCGTTACGACGGCGCGCTGGAGTCCTTCAGTCCGGCTGAAGCCGATCCGAATCCGCTGCCACCACGCGACTCTGCCGGCGTTTCCTCCGCGAGTGCACCGGAGAATGCGGCAACGTCCGATTCGTTGCGGGTAAACACTACGGAAGCAGGGCGGCACATACATTCAGTGTGA
- a CDS encoding 2'-5' RNA ligase family protein gives MPEQLWLPGLEAPPTPTDGLFFAVFPDANTAAGISKLAQRLCAETRARSKPLAAARLHVTLQHLGNFAGGLPQARVDAAMKAAASIRMEPFSVEFDTVVSFASKPRPGPLVLTGGEGVVGLHKLHDALCRELQNADFGEHAAPVAVDYTPHVTLAYGMPWAAARPVEPVCWNVREFALVHSLLGRTRHVLLARWPLADHGS, from the coding sequence ATGCCTGAACAACTTTGGTTGCCGGGACTCGAGGCACCGCCAACGCCGACAGACGGCCTGTTTTTTGCCGTCTTTCCGGACGCCAACACAGCGGCCGGCATCTCGAAGCTGGCGCAACGGCTTTGCGCCGAGACGCGCGCGCGCAGCAAGCCGCTCGCGGCGGCCCGTTTGCACGTCACCTTGCAGCACCTCGGCAATTTCGCGGGAGGTTTGCCGCAGGCGCGAGTCGACGCGGCGATGAAAGCTGCCGCGTCGATCAGGATGGAGCCGTTCAGCGTCGAATTCGACACGGTGGTGAGCTTTGCCTCGAAGCCTCGACCGGGACCATTGGTGCTGACTGGCGGCGAGGGTGTGGTTGGTTTGCATAAGCTGCACGACGCTTTGTGCCGCGAGTTGCAAAACGCGGATTTCGGAGAGCATGCCGCGCCGGTCGCAGTGGACTATACGCCGCACGTCACGCTGGCATATGGCATGCCGTGGGCCGCCGCACGCCCTGTTGAGCCGGTATGCTGGAATGTGCGCGAGTTCGCGCTGGTGCACAGTCTGCTCGGGCGTACGCGGCATGTCCTGCTGGCGCGATGGCCTTTGGCGGATCACGGCTCATAG
- a CDS encoding NAD(P)H-dependent oxidoreductase has protein sequence MKHLAVVAHPVENSFTMGLTRAYTDELEKLGHTQRTYDLYRMGFNPALNAQELSPANDKHPVCADVAKAQDEIRAADVLAVIYPLWWMSMPAMMKGYIDRVFARGFAYESSHGAVRGLLGGKKAVLITCSGAPLPVLVKSGNWNAVQVLQDTHVLRSTGFELIEHLHFDEIAPELPTDVAAQHMERVRSCVRQHFARG, from the coding sequence ATGAAACATCTTGCCGTAGTAGCTCACCCCGTCGAAAACAGCTTCACGATGGGACTGACGCGTGCCTATACCGATGAACTCGAAAAGCTCGGACATACCCAGCGTACCTACGACCTCTATCGTATGGGATTCAACCCGGCGCTCAACGCGCAGGAGTTATCGCCAGCCAACGACAAACACCCTGTCTGTGCCGATGTGGCCAAGGCTCAGGATGAGATTCGCGCCGCCGACGTCCTCGCTGTGATTTATCCGCTCTGGTGGATGTCGATGCCGGCCATGATGAAGGGCTATATCGACCGGGTTTTCGCCCGCGGCTTTGCCTATGAGTCCAGTCATGGCGCGGTGCGCGGACTGCTGGGCGGAAAGAAGGCTGTGCTGATCACCTGCTCGGGGGCGCCGCTGCCGGTCCTCGTGAAGAGCGGAAACTGGAACGCCGTGCAGGTTCTGCAGGATACGCATGTGCTCCGTTCCACAGGTTTCGAGTTGATCGAGCACCTGCATTTCGACGAGATCGCGCCTGAACTGCCGACGGACGTGGCAGCGCAACATATGGAACGCGTTCGCTCCTGCGTGCGGCAGCACTTTGCCCGCGGCTGA
- a CDS encoding DnaJ family domain-containing protein — protein sequence MKLLDALVEQRIAAAAARSEFDQLPGAGAPLSLGDDVLVPEEVRVANRILKNAGFVPPAVEQLRALRDLQAELNAVSDRATRCRLQARMLALDMALESLRGGPLVLPREYRRRIAERLSERVGSLGAAEAGSQ from the coding sequence ATGAAATTGCTTGATGCGTTAGTCGAACAGCGTATTGCCGCCGCAGCCGCACGCAGCGAGTTCGACCAGTTACCGGGCGCGGGCGCGCCGCTATCCCTGGGAGACGATGTGCTGGTCCCAGAAGAAGTGCGTGTCGCCAACCGGATTTTGAAGAACGCGGGTTTCGTGCCGCCCGCTGTCGAGCAGTTGCGCGCGTTGCGCGACCTGCAGGCGGAGCTGAATGCCGTGAGCGACCGGGCTACCCGCTGCCGGCTTCAGGCGCGCATGCTGGCGCTCGATATGGCGCTTGAATCATTGCGCGGTGGCCCGCTGGTTCTGCCGCGCGAATACCGTCGGCGGATTGCTGAACGGCTGTCTGAGCGCGTCGGCAGTCTCGGTGCGGCAGAGGCGGGTTCGCAGTGA
- the ldcA gene encoding muramoyltetrapeptide carboxypeptidase, whose translation MAVHRTIELIAPSGYPHDPEVLHRALQRLHAQGHRVEGAEAAKRRYQRFAGTDGQRAADLNRLADPSRELPDIVLAVRGGYGAVRILHGLDYDGLQRRLTDQPVALVGHSDFTAIQLALLARAGVKTFGGPMVMSDFGAEELSEFTMQHFWSALTKPTMTVSSNTPQAQPVDVSGMLWGGNLAVLVSLIGTPYMPPVKGGILFIEDVNEQPFRVERMIYQLHLSGILAQQQALVLGDFSGAKAYDYDNGYDLHAVIEQARSVIGIPIVTGLQFGHVRNMLTLPVGANAHLVADAHGFRLSLSDYPYLA comes from the coding sequence ATGGCCGTCCATCGCACCATCGAACTGATCGCTCCGTCCGGGTATCCGCATGATCCGGAGGTGCTGCATCGCGCGCTGCAACGTTTGCATGCGCAGGGACATCGTGTCGAGGGCGCGGAAGCGGCGAAGCGCCGCTACCAGCGTTTCGCAGGCACGGACGGTCAGCGCGCAGCCGATCTGAACCGGCTCGCCGACCCGTCGCGCGAGTTGCCGGACATCGTACTGGCCGTGCGCGGCGGCTACGGCGCGGTGCGCATTCTGCACGGGCTCGACTATGACGGGCTGCAACGGCGGCTGACCGATCAGCCTGTCGCTCTGGTGGGGCACAGCGATTTCACCGCGATCCAGCTTGCGTTGCTGGCGCGCGCCGGCGTGAAGACCTTCGGCGGTCCGATGGTGATGAGCGACTTCGGCGCGGAGGAACTCAGCGAATTCACCATGCAGCACTTCTGGTCCGCGTTGACGAAGCCGACCATGACGGTCTCGAGCAACACGCCGCAGGCGCAGCCGGTGGACGTCTCAGGCATGTTGTGGGGGGGCAATCTGGCGGTGCTGGTGTCGCTGATCGGCACGCCGTATATGCCGCCGGTGAAGGGCGGCATCCTGTTCATCGAGGACGTCAACGAACAACCGTTCCGGGTCGAGCGGATGATTTATCAACTGCACCTGTCCGGCATCCTCGCGCAGCAGCAGGCGCTCGTGCTGGGCGACTTCTCCGGCGCCAAAGCGTACGACTACGACAATGGCTACGATCTGCATGCAGTGATCGAGCAGGCGAGGTCGGTGATCGGCATTCCGATCGTCACCGGCCTGCAATTCGGGCATGTTCGCAACATGCTGACGCTGCCGGTTGGCGCGAACGCGCATCTGGTTGCCGACGCGCATGGATTCAGACTGAGCTTGTCGGACTATCCATACCTCGCCTGA
- a CDS encoding GntR family transcriptional regulator, translated as MSDTESAAANSSKPEAIAERIRAAILEHRLAPGAKLTEAQLCEVFGVKRGPIRQALAQLATDHLVDLEPNRGAFVASPSLQEVHEVFEMRRIIELAVVEKICSGHGVRRLKSIGSMIGRERKAFETRDFPAWIRLSGEFHTELAGLTGNTVLCDCLNGLVARSTLISALYESLGRSPCSFEDHEAILAALDAGDAKEAAALMSLHLQSVELKMLDRPARGAADLREVFGALNGAPGDLPTTKSAPG; from the coding sequence ATGTCCGACACAGAGTCCGCCGCCGCCAATAGTTCGAAACCCGAAGCGATCGCCGAGCGCATCCGCGCGGCGATCCTCGAGCATCGGCTCGCGCCGGGCGCCAAGCTGACAGAAGCGCAGTTATGCGAAGTATTCGGCGTGAAGCGCGGCCCGATCCGGCAGGCGTTAGCGCAACTGGCCACCGACCACCTCGTCGATCTCGAACCGAATCGCGGAGCGTTCGTGGCGAGCCCGTCGTTGCAGGAAGTGCATGAAGTATTCGAGATGCGCCGCATCATCGAACTGGCGGTGGTGGAAAAGATTTGCAGCGGTCACGGCGTGCGGCGTTTGAAGAGCATTGGCAGCATGATCGGCCGGGAACGTAAAGCGTTCGAAACGCGTGATTTTCCGGCGTGGATTCGCCTGTCGGGCGAGTTTCACACCGAGTTGGCGGGGCTCACCGGCAACACCGTGTTGTGCGACTGCCTGAACGGGCTGGTGGCGCGCTCCACGCTGATTTCCGCGCTGTACGAGTCGCTCGGACGCAGCCCATGCTCGTTCGAGGACCACGAAGCCATTCTCGCCGCGCTCGACGCCGGCGATGCGAAAGAGGCGGCGGCACTGATGTCGCTCCATCTGCAAAGCGTCGAGTTGAAGATGCTGGACCGCCCCGCGCGCGGCGCGGCCGATCTGCGTGAAGTATTCGGCGCACTCAACGGTGCGCCTGGAGATTTACCCACGACAAAGTCCGCTCCAGGCTGA
- the puuE gene encoding allantoinase PuuE: MPLDPNYPRDLTGYGRHPVQANWPGQARVAVQFVLNYEEGGENCVLHGDPGSEQFLSEIVGAAAYPARHMSMESIYEYGSRAGVWRILREFEKRGLPLTVFGVGMAIERHPELARAFVELGHEIACHGYRWIHYQDVSPEKEAEHMRLGMAAIERVTGERPLGWYTGRDSPNTRRLVAEYGGFLYDSDYYGDDLPFWMDVGVTGGATVPQLIVPYTLDTNDMRFASPQGFNTADHFFTYLRDAFDVLYEEGDEAPKMLSIGMHCRLLGRPGRFRALQRFLDHIEQHDRVWVTRRVDIARHWREHHPYQRGNRGTAA, translated from the coding sequence ATGCCACTCGACCCGAACTACCCACGCGATCTGACCGGCTACGGCCGCCACCCGGTGCAGGCCAATTGGCCGGGGCAAGCGCGTGTCGCGGTGCAATTCGTCCTGAACTACGAAGAGGGCGGTGAAAACTGCGTCCTGCACGGCGACCCCGGCTCGGAGCAGTTCCTGTCGGAAATCGTCGGCGCCGCGGCTTATCCGGCTCGCCACATGAGCATGGAGTCGATCTACGAATACGGCTCGCGCGCGGGTGTGTGGCGCATCCTGCGCGAATTCGAAAAGCGCGGCCTGCCGCTTACGGTGTTCGGCGTAGGTATGGCGATCGAGCGGCATCCGGAACTGGCGCGCGCCTTCGTGGAACTCGGCCATGAGATCGCCTGCCACGGCTATCGCTGGATTCACTATCAGGACGTGTCGCCGGAGAAAGAAGCGGAGCACATGCGTCTCGGCATGGCAGCGATCGAACGTGTGACGGGCGAGCGTCCGCTTGGCTGGTACACCGGCCGTGACAGTCCCAATACGCGTCGTCTGGTCGCCGAATACGGCGGTTTCCTCTACGACTCGGACTACTACGGCGACGATCTGCCGTTCTGGATGGACGTCGGCGTTACCGGCGGCGCGACGGTGCCGCAACTGATCGTGCCGTACACGCTCGACACCAACGACATGCGCTTTGCAAGCCCGCAAGGCTTCAACACGGCGGACCACTTCTTCACGTATCTGCGCGATGCATTCGACGTGCTCTACGAAGAGGGCGACGAAGCGCCAAAGATGCTTTCCATCGGCATGCATTGCCGTCTGCTCGGCCGGCCTGGTCGTTTTCGCGCGCTGCAACGTTTTCTCGATCATATCGAACAGCACGATCGCGTGTGGGTGACGCGGCGCGTCGACATTGCGCGCCACTGGCGCGAACATCACCCTTACCAACGAGGCAACCGCGGGACAGCGGCATGA
- the tadA gene encoding tRNA adenosine(34) deaminase TadA gives MEKAAESMLGDSPALSAVSERDRRFMALAQAAAEEARAVGEVPVGAVLVRGDEVIAKGFNHPIGAHDPSAHAEMVALRAAAQAVENYRLPGCELYVTLEPCLMCAGAIMHARIARVVFGARDPKTGACGSVVDAFANPQLNHHTSVTGGVLESECGAALKSFFAERRRASREARASARADASGEAGPAKAP, from the coding sequence ATGGAGAAGGCGGCAGAGTCCATGCTTGGCGATTCGCCCGCATTATCCGCGGTCTCAGAGCGCGATCGCCGTTTCATGGCGCTCGCACAAGCTGCCGCCGAAGAGGCGCGCGCCGTCGGCGAGGTGCCCGTCGGCGCAGTGCTCGTGCGAGGCGACGAAGTCATCGCCAAAGGTTTCAATCACCCAATCGGTGCGCACGACCCGTCTGCGCATGCGGAAATGGTCGCGTTGCGCGCCGCGGCGCAGGCTGTCGAAAACTACCGTCTGCCGGGCTGCGAACTTTACGTGACGCTTGAGCCGTGCCTGATGTGCGCCGGCGCGATCATGCACGCGCGCATCGCCCGTGTCGTATTCGGGGCGCGCGATCCGAAAACCGGCGCGTGCGGCAGTGTCGTCGATGCGTTCGCGAATCCGCAGTTGAATCATCACACCTCGGTGACCGGCGGCGTGCTCGAAAGCGAATGCGGCGCGGCGCTCAAATCGTTCTTTGCCGAACGGCGGCGCGCAAGCCGCGAAGCGCGCGCGTCGGCACGCGCCGACGCGAGTGGCGAAGCGGGCCCGGCGAAAGCGCCCTGA
- a CDS encoding ABC transporter ATP-binding protein: MSTGAATTAIHARDLVRSFGTVQAVRGVSLDIERGEIFGLVGPDGAGKTTIMRMLAGVLRPDAGEISLENIDVIAKPELAKAALSYMPQRFGLYEDLTVAENIFFYGELFGVSRKANRTRSGELLEAAGLVPFRDRLAGQLSGGMKQKLGLVCALIHTPRVLLLDEPTTGVDPVSRRDFWAILYNLRESGVTIVLSTAYMDEAERCSRLALLHTGQIRQCDTPARLKQAMPGALFAVVAADPRAVHDALVDAPGVLSALLMGDRVHVRVDDAARRLPELQARLAARSIANATMTSIEPGIEDVFVALVGSGSTT, encoded by the coding sequence ATGAGCACCGGCGCGGCAACGACCGCGATCCATGCACGCGACCTGGTCCGCAGTTTCGGAACCGTGCAGGCGGTGCGCGGTGTCAGCCTCGATATCGAGCGCGGAGAAATCTTCGGTCTGGTCGGGCCGGACGGCGCAGGCAAGACCACCATCATGCGCATGCTGGCGGGCGTGCTGCGACCGGACGCCGGTGAGATCTCGCTGGAAAACATCGACGTGATAGCGAAGCCGGAACTCGCAAAAGCGGCACTCAGTTATATGCCCCAGCGTTTCGGCCTGTACGAGGATCTGACGGTCGCCGAGAACATTTTTTTCTATGGCGAACTGTTCGGGGTGTCGCGCAAAGCCAACCGAACCCGCAGCGGCGAACTTCTCGAAGCCGCCGGGCTCGTGCCGTTCCGGGATCGTCTCGCCGGGCAACTGTCGGGCGGCATGAAGCAGAAACTCGGCCTGGTTTGCGCGTTGATTCACACACCGCGCGTGCTGCTGCTGGATGAACCGACTACCGGCGTGGACCCGGTGTCGCGGCGCGATTTCTGGGCGATTCTGTACAACCTTCGCGAGAGCGGCGTCACTATCGTGCTGTCCACGGCGTATATGGACGAAGCCGAACGCTGCTCGCGGCTCGCGTTGCTGCACACCGGCCAAATTCGCCAGTGCGATACGCCGGCACGACTGAAGCAGGCCATGCCGGGCGCCCTGTTCGCAGTCGTCGCCGCAGACCCGCGCGCGGTACACGACGCGCTCGTGGATGCACCCGGCGTGCTCAGCGCATTGCTGATGGGCGACCGTGTGCACGTGCGCGTCGACGACGCAGCGCGCCGTCTGCCGGAGTTGCAGGCACGGCTTGCCGCGCGCTCCATTGCGAACGCAACCATGACGTCGATCGAGCCGGGCATCGAAGATGTTTTCGTCGCGCTCGTCGGGTCGGGAAGCACAACATGA
- a CDS encoding NCS1 family nucleobase:cation symporter-1 has protein sequence MAQFSAAPGSPAIPAYTDGGAPGDPSMPAGYSERLYNEDLAPLRHQTWGAYNIFAFWMSDVHSVGGYVFAGSLFALGLTSWQVLIALLVGITIVNLLCNLIAKPSQANGVPYPVACRATFGVLGANIPAVIRGLIAVAWYGIQTYLASSALVIVVLKFVPQLLPYADVHHHGFMGLSTLGWAGFMLLWVLQALVFWHGMETIKKFIDFAGPAVYVVMFILAGYMVYRAGWRNIGINLGGVKYHGMQVVPVMITATSLVVSYFSGPMLNFGDFSRYGKSFRSVQRGNFWGLPVNFLAFSLVTVITTAATLPVFGELITDPVETVGRIDYPTAVILGALTFTIATIGINIVANFVSPAFDFSNVAPRLISWRAGGMLAAVASIFITPWNLFNNPAVIHYTLDVLGSFIGPLYGVLIVDYYLVKRRKIVLDDLYTVAPTGSYWYRNGVNYRAVAALLPAAVIAVICVMVPSLDGMANFSWFIGAGLAALFYRVIAR, from the coding sequence ATGGCTCAGTTCAGTGCAGCGCCCGGCAGTCCCGCAATTCCCGCTTACACCGACGGCGGCGCGCCCGGCGATCCGTCGATGCCGGCAGGCTACAGCGAGCGGCTCTATAACGAAGACCTCGCGCCGTTGCGCCATCAAACCTGGGGCGCCTACAACATCTTCGCGTTCTGGATGTCGGACGTGCACAGCGTCGGCGGCTATGTGTTCGCGGGCAGTCTGTTCGCGCTCGGCTTGACGAGCTGGCAGGTGCTGATCGCGCTGCTGGTCGGCATCACGATCGTGAACCTCTTGTGCAACCTGATCGCGAAGCCCAGCCAGGCGAACGGCGTACCTTATCCGGTCGCATGCCGCGCGACTTTCGGCGTGCTCGGCGCGAATATTCCCGCGGTGATTCGCGGCCTGATCGCGGTTGCGTGGTATGGCATTCAGACCTATCTGGCGTCGAGCGCGCTGGTGATCGTGGTGCTGAAGTTCGTTCCGCAGTTGCTGCCGTATGCCGATGTTCATCACCACGGCTTCATGGGACTGTCCACGCTCGGCTGGGCCGGTTTCATGCTGCTGTGGGTCTTGCAGGCACTGGTGTTCTGGCACGGCATGGAGACCATCAAGAAGTTCATCGACTTTGCCGGGCCGGCCGTCTATGTGGTGATGTTCATTCTCGCGGGCTACATGGTGTATCGCGCAGGGTGGCGCAACATCGGCATCAATCTGGGCGGTGTCAAATATCACGGCATGCAGGTCGTGCCGGTGATGATCACGGCGACTTCGCTGGTGGTGTCGTACTTCTCCGGACCCATGCTGAACTTCGGCGACTTTTCGCGCTACGGCAAGAGCTTTCGCAGCGTGCAGCGTGGCAACTTCTGGGGGCTGCCGGTCAACTTTCTGGCCTTCTCGCTGGTGACGGTGATCACGACCGCGGCCACGCTGCCGGTGTTCGGCGAGCTGATCACGGACCCGGTCGAAACCGTGGGCCGTATCGACTACCCGACCGCGGTGATTCTCGGCGCGCTGACCTTCACGATCGCGACGATCGGCATCAACATCGTCGCCAATTTCGTCTCGCCGGCGTTCGACTTTTCCAATGTCGCGCCGCGCCTGATCAGCTGGCGCGCGGGCGGTATGCTCGCGGCGGTGGCGTCGATCTTCATCACGCCGTGGAATCTGTTCAACAACCCGGCCGTGATTCACTACACGCTGGACGTTCTCGGCAGCTTCATCGGACCTTTGTACGGTGTACTGATCGTCGATTACTACCTCGTGAAGCGTCGGAAAATCGTTCTCGACGATCTGTACACGGTCGCGCCCACCGGCTCGTACTGGTATCGCAACGGCGTGAACTATCGGGCCGTGGCCGCGCTGCTGCCGGCAGCCGTGATCGCGGTGATCTGCGTGATGGTGCCCTCGCTCGACGGTATGGCGAACTTCTCGTGGTTCATCGGCGCCGGGCTCGCCGCGCTGTTCTATCGTGTGATTGCACGCTGA
- a CDS encoding HlyD family secretion protein, which yields MDLSKHRTQALLVLVAVAAAGIVAWRWPVLFGSHADTTHIVVSGNIEAHESVLSVTQVQAPIVYLPFDEGAYVQRGTVLARVDDRLYRQQTEIDRTNLQVATAQISANESTLAAARNNVVSDQFDLSEKQLDLGRAENLVKGNAIPRQTRDLAFTAERQSAATLAHDKALVEVASNNIVLARANQAAADAKLKLDEVMLSYTVLRAPFDGVIAVREAELGQLAGSGVAIFTLDELDHVWLRAYVNEPDIGKVRLNEPVTVTTDTYAGKTYHGRISFISPQAEFTPKTVETHAERVTLVYRVRIDIDNPTHELLPGMPADATIALLAPGK from the coding sequence ATGGACCTATCGAAACACCGCACGCAGGCGCTGCTCGTGCTGGTCGCCGTCGCGGCAGCCGGCATTGTGGCGTGGCGCTGGCCGGTGCTGTTCGGCTCCCATGCCGATACGACTCATATCGTGGTGTCCGGCAACATCGAGGCCCACGAAAGTGTCCTGAGCGTCACTCAGGTGCAGGCACCCATTGTTTATCTGCCTTTCGACGAAGGCGCTTATGTCCAACGCGGCACTGTGCTCGCGCGCGTCGACGATCGCCTGTATCGCCAGCAAACGGAAATCGACCGTACCAACCTGCAGGTGGCCACGGCGCAGATCAGCGCCAATGAAAGCACCCTGGCTGCGGCACGCAACAACGTCGTCAGCGATCAGTTCGATCTCAGCGAAAAGCAGCTCGACCTGGGACGTGCGGAAAACCTGGTGAAAGGCAACGCCATTCCGCGCCAGACGCGCGACCTCGCCTTCACCGCCGAACGGCAATCCGCCGCGACGCTGGCGCACGACAAGGCGCTGGTGGAAGTCGCGAGCAACAACATCGTGCTCGCGCGCGCAAACCAGGCTGCGGCGGATGCGAAGCTCAAGCTCGACGAAGTCATGCTCTCCTACACGGTGCTGCGCGCACCATTCGACGGCGTGATCGCAGTACGCGAGGCGGAGCTCGGGCAACTCGCGGGATCGGGCGTCGCCATCTTCACGCTCGATGAACTCGATCACGTCTGGTTGCGCGCATATGTGAACGAGCCCGATATCGGCAAGGTTCGTCTCAACGAGCCCGTCACCGTGACGACCGATACCTACGCCGGCAAGACTTACCACGGACGCATCAGCTTCATTTCCCCGCAGGCTGAATTCACGCCCAAAACCGTCGAGACGCACGCCGAGCGCGTGACGCTTGTCTATCGCGTTCGCATCGATATCGACAACCCCACGCACGAACTGTTGCCGGGTATGCCGGCCGATGCGACGATCGCCTTGCTGGCGCCCGGCAAATGA
- the uraD gene encoding 2-oxo-4-hydroxy-4-carboxy-5-ureidoimidazoline decarboxylase — protein MKAMQYTLDQLNSISTDAFVAALSGIFEHSPWVAEIAAQQRPFASIDELHRKMSNVVETAGEDRQLALINAHPELAGKAAVRGELTAESTREQSGAGLAQCTQEEFDKLLALNAAYREKFGFPFILAVRGYDRHGIIANFEARVNNSRAEELRASLDQIYRIARFRLDDLIDA, from the coding sequence ATGAAGGCGATGCAATACACTCTGGACCAACTCAACAGCATCTCGACCGACGCGTTCGTGGCAGCGCTGTCGGGCATTTTCGAGCACTCGCCGTGGGTCGCGGAAATTGCCGCGCAGCAACGGCCGTTCGCCAGCATCGACGAGTTGCATCGCAAGATGTCGAACGTGGTCGAGACGGCCGGCGAAGACAGGCAACTGGCGTTGATCAACGCTCACCCGGAACTCGCGGGCAAGGCCGCCGTGCGCGGCGAACTGACGGCCGAATCCACGCGTGAGCAGAGCGGCGCCGGGCTCGCACAATGCACGCAGGAAGAATTCGACAAACTGCTCGCGCTGAACGCCGCTTATCGCGAGAAGTTCGGCTTTCCGTTCATCCTCGCCGTGCGCGGGTATGACCGTCACGGCATCATCGCGAACTTCGAGGCGCGCGTGAACAACAGCCGCGCTGAAGAACTGCGCGCGAGCCTCGATCAGATCTACCGCATCGCACGTTTCCGGCTCGACGACCTGATCGACGCGTGA
- a CDS encoding flavin reductase family protein, whose product MKEVPLAEVYQLLEPGPVVLLTTRHKDRANVMTMSWHMMVEFVPPLVACVVSQADYSFAALRATRECVIAIPAVELASTVVEIGNGSGREIVDKFDASGLTPLPAECVAAPLVAQCFANLECKVVDTRLVNRYNLFVVEVLKAWRDPRQRNPKTIHHRGYGVFTVDGETIRLKSRMP is encoded by the coding sequence ATGAAAGAAGTACCGCTCGCGGAGGTCTACCAACTGCTCGAACCGGGGCCGGTCGTACTGCTCACGACGCGCCATAAGGACCGTGCCAATGTCATGACGATGTCGTGGCACATGATGGTCGAATTCGTGCCGCCACTCGTGGCGTGCGTGGTGAGCCAGGCCGACTACAGTTTCGCCGCGTTGCGCGCAACGCGGGAGTGCGTCATCGCCATCCCGGCCGTGGAACTGGCCTCGACCGTGGTCGAAATCGGCAATGGCAGCGGGCGCGAGATCGTCGATAAATTCGACGCTTCCGGTTTGACGCCGCTGCCGGCCGAATGCGTGGCTGCGCCACTTGTGGCGCAGTGCTTCGCGAACCTTGAATGCAAGGTGGTCGATACGCGGCTGGTGAACCGGTACAACCTGTTCGTGGTGGAGGTGCTGAAAGCATGGCGAGATCCGCGGCAGCGTAATCCGAAGACCATCCACCACCGTGGATACGGTGTATTCACGGTCGACGGCGAAACGATCCGGCTCAAATCGCGTATGCCATAG